Proteins found in one Arachis stenosperma cultivar V10309 chromosome 8, arast.V10309.gnm1.PFL2, whole genome shotgun sequence genomic segment:
- the LOC130946895 gene encoding protein SMALL AUXIN UP-REGULATED RNA 51-like — protein sequence MAMRKSSGRLASQTTMIKQMVKRCSSLGRKQQQQGEDVPKGHFVVYVGGVGEKRSRYILPISFLSTPQFQILLHQAEEEFGFDHQMGLTIPCQQHVFESLTSMLR from the coding sequence ATGGCTATGAGAAAATCAAGTGGCAGGCTTGCTTCTCAAACAACAATGATCAAGCAAATGGTGAAGAGATGCTCCAGTTTAGGAAGGAAACAACAGCAGCAAGGTGAAGACGTTCCAAAGGGTCACTTTGTTGTTTATGTTGGTGGAGTTGGAGAGAAGAGAAGCAGGTACATTCTTCCCATCTCCTTCCTCAGCACACCACAGTTTCAGATCCTCCTTCATCAGGCAGAAGAAGAGTTTGGATTTGATCATCAAATGGGTCTCACCATTCCTTGTCAACAACATGTTTTTGAGTCTCTTACTTCCATGCTCAGATGA